The Pyrus communis chromosome 2, drPyrComm1.1, whole genome shotgun sequence genome includes a window with the following:
- the LOC137725059 gene encoding uncharacterized protein translates to MAHKNKWDEECVKAFQDLKQYLTSLPLLFKPEASKNWYIYMAVSEVVVSFALIRKEIGAQLSVFYTSKALIDAKTRYRKIEKLILALVVAARKLKPYFQSNKGPGIGRLRSRIHLKPKRRSNSAKSTTEVAKNVIAAPAPPIGDFWHLHINGSSNYQGSGASLVLTTPDGSMLEQAITLSFKVSNNKAKYEALLAGLRLVNDLVVKMLMNYSDSQLITNQTLREYVAKHPKMARYLKKVREQLATFQAYTFTQVLRAENVHADALAGLGLALNHQLMHSIPVKYLEKPSIDKEPVVEDAQINTTPS, encoded by the exons ATGGCGCATAAGAACAAATGGGACGAAGAATGTGTGAAAGCATTTCAGGACCTGAAGCAATACTTGACGTCACTTCCATTACTATTCAAGCCGGAAGCATCGAAGAACTGGTACATTTATATGGCAGTATCAGAAGTAGTAGTGAGCTTTGCCCTCATACGAAAAGAGATAGGGGCCCAACTGTCTGTATTCTATACATCTAAAGCTCTTATCGATGCAAAAACTAGATACCGGAAGATTGAAAAGCTAATTTTGGCGCTAGTTGTTGCAGCTCGGAAGCTCAAACCTTACTTTCAAAG CAATAAAGGCCCAGGCATTGGCAGACTCCGTAGCAGAATTCACCTCAAGCCTAAAAGACGCAGCAACTCAGCCAAAAGTACCACAGAGGTAGCCAAGAACGTTATAGCCGCACCAGCCCCACCTATAGGAGATTTCTGGCATTTACACATCAACGGATCATCCAACTACCAAGGATCAGGAGCAAGCCTAGTTCTCACTACCCCGGATGGTTCGATGCTTGAGCAAGCGATCACTCTAAGCTTCAAGGTGTCAAACAACAAAGCAAAGTATGAAGCCTTACTAGCAGGTCTCCGATTGGTGAATGACCTGGTGGTGAAGATGCTCATGAACTATTCTGATTCCCAGTTAATCACCAACCAAACTTTAAGGGAGTACGTAGCAAAGCATCCAAAGATGGCCCGATACCTCAAGAAGGTACGAGAGCAATTAGCGACGTTCCAGGCGTACACATTCACTCAGGTTCTACGAGCAGAAAATGTCCATGCAGATGCATTAGCAGGCCTAGGTTTGGCTTTAAACCATCAGCTCATGCACTCCATCCCAGTCAAGTACTTAGAAAAACCGAGCATAGATAAAGAACCAGTAGTCGAGGATGCGCAAATCAACACAACTCCGAGTTAG
- the LOC137725060 gene encoding uncharacterized protein: MPKSNMDQQVSTGGSWRLCCPHQALIQKEVQRLIVEQLRGFQGIDTTDNALRKNVDNMSMSSFTEEIKWTGPPRKFSPPYFTLFKGDEDPDRHLIHYRSIMILYCSNDVLMCKIFATTLQDEAQDCFHTLPPYLIQNFSELSLVFTKEYSFYRSINKKSDYFFNMKKDPNESLHTYVKRFKVENVKIVGYDDNIACSPFRKRLPADHPFFRELIMVENLSLANS; the protein is encoded by the coding sequence ATGCCGAAAAGCAACATGGACCAGCAAGTTAGCACCGGGGGTAGCTGGAGGCTCTGTTGTCCCCACCAAGCGTTAATCCAAAAGGAAGTACAAAGACTCATAGTAGAGCAGCTGCGCGGATTCCAGGGCATTGATACTACCGACAATGCCCTTCGTAAAAACGTGGACAACATGAGCATGTCATCATTTACAGAAGAGATCAAATGGACAGGGCCACCGCGGAAGTTCAGCCCACCGTACTTCACCTTGTTCAAAGGGGATGAAGATCCGGACAGACACTTGATACACTACCGAAGCATCATGATCCTTTACTGCAGCAATGATGTTCTCATGTGCAAAATCTTTGCCACAACGCTCCAAGATGAAGCACAAGACTGCTTCCACACCCTGCCACCATATTTAATCCAAAACTTCAGtgaactttccttggtttttACTAAGGAATATTCGTTCTACCGCTCGATCAATAAGAAGTCTGACTACTTTTTCAACATGAAGAAGGACCCGAACGAGTCACTCCATACATACGTCAAGAGGTTCAAGGTAGAGAATGTGAAGATCGTCGGATACGATGACAACATTGCATGCTCACCCTTCCGGAAGAGGCTACCAGCAGATCACCCATTTTTCCGAGAATTGATCATGGTTGAGAACTTGAGCCTGGCAAACTCTTAA